The Rhopalosiphum maidis isolate BTI-1 chromosome 4, ASM367621v3, whole genome shotgun sequence region CCGAGTCAATAGCGTCTCTACCGACCCTATTTCTTTCCAAATACGGCGTGGCGTCTCTCGCCtaaaaattgcatatttattaatacctttttttaaatttttattgtttttgcaGCAAACATGGGGTCAGACAAGAAGAACGTTTACGATTTCATGGCCACGGCCAACAGGCCGTTCAGCAGCAACGACgtgttttcaaatttacagCGGCAGGGTATCGGAAAGTCAGCCGTGGAAAAAGCGCTCGATCAGTTGGTGAAGGAAGATAAGATCTTCATGAAGTTGAACGGAAAGCAGAAGATTTACTGTGTAGTGCAACCGGATTCGACGGCAGAAGACCAAAAGGAAATCCAGTTAATCGACGAGGAATTGGCAAAAACTACCGAGGCACTGCGCGAAGTCGAGCGCAAATACAAACAATCGGAAATCGAAGTGAAAACGCTACAGGGCACTTATAGTACCGAGGAAGCGAAGCGCAAGGTGTCCGAAATGGAAAAAATCGTATCGGAACTAAAATCGAAATTGGACAAAATGTCCAAAACAAGTGGCAACGTGGTGTCGTCGAAGGATAAAGAAAAAGTGAAAAAGGAATACGAAACGGTTACTAAAGAGTATAGGAAACGCAAACGTATGTGTACAGACATACTGGACTCGATCTTGGAGAACTGTCCGAAACCGAAAAAAGCTCTCTTCGAAGAGATCGGAATCGAAACCGACGAGAGCGTCGGCATGCCAAAACTGTGAGCGCGACCACagggttaaaaatattattattttattttttatttttttgtctgtaatactaaaactttatttaccCGCGATATTATGATTCCCGCGATGCTTATACGTATTTTTGGGCCCTTGAGTAGTCTGTACCTGAGGTCCACGCCATTCCAGAAGGATACAAAGTAACGTTTAATCTGTACATTGTCTCCCCCGTGCAACCTGTATAGAAATCACAAAATGGTTCTGTTTAAAATGTGTACCatagttattatgtataaataaatcattagatATCAATTTATCGTGTGTTAAATCAtaaacagtttattattatcatccgTTGAATCTGAATTTCGGCGGCGCATACCTGTAACCGTCGTAGTCGACGATGACCATTATTTCGGGATAAATGGCGTACGGCGCTTCCCGCTTGGTGATCGATCTTTTCCGCCTGCTCCTCGGCAACGCGTCCGGTTCCATTAGCGCTACAGAAAACGAAACGATTTCGAGTCAAATcggtagtttttattaatattgtcgtTGTGTCTTACCGTAATCTCCCGCTGTCCGGTCGGTATCGGGATTTCTCCTGTATACTACGTGTTTGTGATGGGCCACGAACTTTTGCGACTTCAGCGGGAAACCTTGGTCGGACACTTCGTTTTCGCCGTCTCGGAGCTCTTGGTCCAAGAACATCTCGTCGTCCGGGGTGGCAGACTGTACGTGTCTCCTATATACGGCCGGCACGGGCTTCACCACCAAGTGATCGCCAATGGTACCTTCCTAAAACCCAACCGAGTGTGAAATTGAAATACAAATCACGAtcacgtttttaaaaacaataatctaCTCGATGTTTCGACCATTGAATCCGGGTTAGCGCTATctgtacttaattattttttaatacgacACAAGTTTTGGTACATCGGATATGATTAAGACGAGGAGACAATCATGTACGTGGAAACCGGTTGCCATGCAGACAAAtagactataatttaatatttattcttttttcacGTGACAAAtcgtaatatacataattattatgttttttagattctcgtatgtaccataatattatactgatttaTGGTAAAAACTGGAAATTGCACGTATTGGCCTTTTTCGCCCGCCCGCCGTCTTACCCGAGAAAGTCGCTTTGCGTcccaaatttctataaaaataatttagtgcaATAGCATTAGCACGGACATCTTACCGACGCGGTAAACTGCTTCAATTTCAAGCGCGTAAAAGAATTCATCTGTACCGATATCTGTAGTTATACAACTATAACGACCTACTGCAGGCTACTACGCGTGTACTGGGTTGCTGTTCggtgtattttttatgctataattattatatactgtcgACGAGTAcggtaataaaagtatatatatgtgtgtatataatgtatgcgattattatgtcttaattaaaaaaaaaaataaaactggtgTTGTTGACGCTACGGAACGTACATACAAGACTTTGCACATCTCAACTAAATATATAGCAATcgacaaatataatttcataggTTAAACAACAATGATTCAAATCTCTCGTGTGCATGtcgtataagtaaattaaaatgtaaacgatttaatagttaatttatcttATCGAATTCAAAATCAATAACATACAGTGTCtgcgcatataatatacctatgtactCGATAGTCGATTTAAAGATTGTAGaatgttttactattataagtacatgttaaaacaattttatagcaaattaaaatatattgatattccgTATTAATGACATTTCCACTTTCCTAGATAGTTG contains the following coding sequences:
- the LOC113555656 gene encoding homologous-pairing protein 2 homolog isoform X2 produces the protein MGSDKKNVYDFMATANRPFSSNDVFSNLQRQGIGKSAVEKALDQLVKEDKIFMKLNGKQKIYCVVQPDSTAEDQKEIQLIDEELAKTTEALREVERKYKQSEIEVKTLQGTYSTEEAKRKVSEMEKIVSELKSKLDKMSKTSGNVVSSKDKEKVKKEYETVTKEYRKRKRMCTDILDSILENCPKPKKALFEEIGIETDESVGMPKL
- the LOC113555656 gene encoding homologous-pairing protein 2 homolog isoform X1, with protein sequence MRSSENTYRTNMGSDKKNVYDFMATANRPFSSNDVFSNLQRQGIGKSAVEKALDQLVKEDKIFMKLNGKQKIYCVVQPDSTAEDQKEIQLIDEELAKTTEALREVERKYKQSEIEVKTLQGTYSTEEAKRKVSEMEKIVSELKSKLDKMSKTSGNVVSSKDKEKVKKEYETVTKEYRKRKRMCTDILDSILENCPKPKKALFEEIGIETDESVGMPKL